The following nucleotide sequence is from Pithys albifrons albifrons isolate INPA30051 chromosome 2, PitAlb_v1, whole genome shotgun sequence.
ATGTGTTATATCCAGAATACTCAAAGTCATAAAGACTTCAGGCTCAGGGGAAAGCAGCTGGTTTTCAGATAAGTTTAGGTTCATTAGGTTTTGTGGGAAAAGCCCAGGAGAAAGATGAGACAACACATTGGAAGCCAGATTAAGTGTTCTTAGAGATGTTAGACCTCTAAAGATGTCCTGTGGAAGAGCACTGAGGTAGTTGTTATTCAGATGTAGAACCTCAAGTCTGGACAGTGCCCCAAACACATCCAAACAAAGACCTCTCTCCCACACAAGCTGCAACATATTTTCACCTAGATCCATATAGATTAGCTGACTGTTTTGTATGGCATTATCAGTTTTCACACAGTAAGAGAACCGATTCTGTTTTAAGAAGATATACTGCAGATCTGGAACTTGAAAAAGAATATACAGGTCACCTACATTTGCCAACcaatttctttctaaatctAGGTATGTTGCATCTGTTCTTGTGTAAGCTACAGACATTAGCTTATTGTCACCTAAAGAGGCATAGGTCAGATGTGGAAAGGAAGGGAGCTTTTTAATGGCATTGTCTCGGAGATCAATTATTTTCAGACTTAATAAGTTGTGGAATGATTTTTCACCAATCATCCCAATATGATTCTGCTGTAAATCAATATACATTACACTATGTAGACCCTCAAAAGTATAATCATACAACTCACCTAAAAGATTACTTGAGAGATTGAGAGTTTTTAGCTTGCCCAAGCCAAAAAATGCTTCCCTTTGGATTTGATTTATCTTGTTTTTGAAAAGGTTCAGCAATTCCAGATTACTAAGGCTTTGAAAGACTAAAGAAttgagagagaaaatgtaaCCCTTTGAAATATCTAAGGAACTAAGATTGCTTCTTGCTAGTCCTGCAAAAGTATAAATATCtggattttttaagttttgaaagCCAAATCCCGAACCCATTGTATGGGAGACAAATATTAAAGAACTGATTTGAGTCCCTTTAATGGCTGTACAGAAATATTGGACTTTCTCTGTGCTCCAGCCATTTTCACTAAGGTCTAGTGAgttaaatgtaatatttttaaaaggatttgGGCATTTCACCCAGTCCACACTTTCTGTCTTGTACAAATAATTAGAACGgagactgaaaaatgaaaagtgtttTCCTCTGAAACTGGTAAGATTGCTTGGACACAGATTGGAtaccttgttgaatttcaggtTCACAGTTTTCAAGGCTGTTAGATTATAAAATAACGGATGAGGTCGAAGTTTTGTGATTTCATTCCCTGAAAGATCCAATTCTTCTAACAATCTCAAATCTTGAAAGTAACGTTCCTCAAGTATGGAATCTCCAAGGTAGTTTTTATACAGACGGAGCACAGTCAGACTTGGCAAACCCACAAAAGCATCAAGATCCAGTTGAAGAATCGTATTGAATCCCAAATCTAAGACACGAAGGTTTGGCAGGTTCCTGAAAGCTCCTTTCCCTATGGTAACAGGGTAGACAAACTGTGTTCCGATTTCCAACAACAACAAGTGCTCCAGCAGGGGAAACGAAGCTTCGGTCACTCGTGTGATATTGTTGTAAGTTAGAAAAAGCTTCACTGTATCCTTTGGCACAAGTGGAATATCCGTGAGGTTGCAGAACAAATACATGGAGACTTGGGCCTCTGAGTAGCATCTTCTAAATGCATACACCCCACTAGCTAGGGAGAGTCCAAAGACAAGTACGAGCTGATGACATAACATCATGAACCTATgtgaagaaaagtgaaaatagtGAGCATTAATTCTGCAGTAGGCTATCTGTGCAGTGAGTTGTAGAGCATATTTTTAACAGTTGTAGAAGAGAGGACTAATGTCACACTAAAAACTACTAGTGATTTGGgatatatcctttctctgaagtaTAACAGGTAGTATCTTATAGGCTGTCTGGTCAGAACATGGGGCCCAAAGAGATGTGAGCAATTCTTTTGACATAAAAAGTAACTCTCCTTCATGTACCTTGAGAGTGGCACCAGAACAGCACTAGGAAGGTGTTGAAATCTTGGCCCTAGCTGTTTAATTTGTGCCATGGAACTGGTAATGCTGGTGCATTAGCTTAATTCCTAAATCAGTTATCCAAACAGGTTCAAACAGTTCGGATTACCCAAGTGAAGTGCAATCATCCAGTCATCTCAACAGAGCAGGCCAAGGCTGTTCTTTCCCTGAGCGCTCTCCTTGGGAGGACCATTACCTACTTGGAATTTAGATTGCTGTCACACAGAAATGCCTAACAGccatgaatttttaaaagggaCCTCTTTTGGGGCTCCTTGAGCCTCAGACTCATTAATGTGAAATTGTTCTTGAAAGGGTTGTGAGATAGTTTTGAAAGTATAGGCAGGAACAAGGCTAACAGTGAATGAACAGAAAAAGACACAGTAGCCTGAAACTGTGCTGCAAGATTTCATGTTTTATGAAAAGCTGTATTTCCTGAACTCTAAATACCCAAGTTATACAAAAAGGTGCATAAAGTAATTTATGTAGCTTGCTGATGAATcaatttattaatatatttctaGTCTGGATTTTCATTGCATTATGCAATCTCTCTGCCTGTTTCCCTTGCtatctaagaaaaaaaccttttcaaagCAAGgaatgtcttttttatttagTGTGGTAAAGAACAGAGCAAATTATTAGCCCTAAAGTAGTTGCATGTGTactgaagtttttaaaaaaacccttccaacTAAGATTGCAACCATCTGGTTCTGATTTTAGACATTTATTGAAATGAAATGACAACCCAGTGGAAGAATTTTTGTGTCCTCCAGCACAGTCTGTTTAAAAATTGGTAAGTGTCAACTCTTGTGGAACCAAACCCAGAACGTTCATTTAATGTCTGCAAAGTAAATCTACTTCAGAGAGGAAATAGTGGGGCTTTGAACAATTATTGTTCTGATTTGAACATACTGCTTCTTTAAATCTCAAGTACAAACCTCTGTGCAAAATATTGCACTTAAACTAAAATCATCTTATGCTTATTGCTGTCATACAAAGGgattgaaaatgaaaatacaaaatgaaaagtatGTCAGTAGAAACCACTAGGACATTCCCATTGCACATACCAAAGGAAAGAGCAAGCCAATTTTTAAAGACTGTCTTCACATAGGAAGTACAAGGATATTACAGCACAATCTAATCTCATAACTGGCACAATCTCACTGTACCAAACATTTTTGGTGACATTCTCAAAGTCATCTGATCATATTAAACATTAACTTGTAACACCTGTACTGCTGGAGCGAGTCTGCAAATTTTCATCCTGGAGGCTCAAACACCAAGTGGGAAACACAAATACCTCACAACTTAAAGTattaatctttttatttttaagacattCTCATATTCTTAGGACAAGGTCTGATTCCTGAAGTGAAAGAGATAGGAATATAGAACAAGAGTGTTGAATTCTGAAGTCCTGGCATTCAAATTTCATTCAGATTTTGTCTCCCTAAGGAATTTAAATGTGCTGCAAAGTGAAGCAAATGTgctgcaaagaaaagcaaactgcaGGCAGTGAGTatcaaaattctgttttattgaGCATAGTAAAGAACACCAAATTATTAGCCTTAAGTTGGTTGTTTGTGTactgtactttaaaaaaaaacacttaaGAGATCCTAACTTCTTCTGTGGGAAATAATTCCAAGTACTAGAAGATAATTGCATTTAATAACCTCTTTTTTGACCTACCATACACTTTTAAAGGGCACATTATAAACAATAAACTATATAATGTTTGTTGTGACTACAAAATGTTGTAGGTTATTTAAAAAGACATAACTAAACATACAAGATcttgtttactttttaaagtttctttttgctTGACCCATGAAAACTAAACACCAGGTTTCCCTTTTAGTATTTGATAACTATTATATTGGTTCTTGTTGACAAGATGTTcagcacaaatatttttaaattacatttatcTTTCAGATATTGACATTTTCATTCCTTCTATTTCTCCAGATGCTATGGCTGGTGTTTAAAGTCTGGGCAAAATCCCTGCACCATCAAAAGTAGTGACAGACAGAACATACTTTGGAAGTTAATATTTAATGGACACTTGTACAATAAACAGCGAGAAAAAGTTCAAAGTGTTTGGAGTCTTACAGTTAGaaaatgttgtttttaaatttaaaaatatagttttactttttttattagactgtaagaaaaatgaaatacatttagCCACCTTTCCCTTTATACTTACCTGCTTTTCTACATTCCTGCAAGTTAAACAAATGCCTAACAATCTTTTGTCACTTGTTACACTTCACCTCTGCTCTGGTTCAGTGACAAGAAAAATTTCACTTGTAAACTCTTTGCTCCCTCAATTTTTTCTGTTCAAGTTATTACTTTCTCCTCCAAATCTTGTccctctgtgagcaggaggggGATGCTGGCAGTAAGTAATGCCTCTTACTGCTCTCATGAGGACAGCAAAGTTTTGTACTTGAACAGAATTCCATCATGTAGCATTATATACAACCCTTCACTACAGTATGTTAGCCTTTAAAACCTTTTGGAAAGAGTATTCTTCCCCCAAAATGAGGATCATCCCATTAAGTTACGTGTCTATGCATGGACATGGAGATGAAAGGATGTGCAAATGCTTCATTCGTAGAATCTTAGAATctttaaggttggaaaagactgcTGAGGTCACCAATTTAACCTAGGACCAAACTGCACCATGCCAATGAAACtgtagcactgagtgccacatccagtcattttgtgaacacttccagggatgatgactccaccacctccctgggcttcCTGATCCGGTGTTTAAACACCcacctgaacctcctctggtgGAGGTTGAAGCTATATCCTTTTGTCCTGTCAATTATTGAAAACTTCCATTACTGAAAACCAGACAACAAAAATTAGAGAACCAGGGCCCAGCATgtgagattttgttttcttttcctggattCATGTCAGAAGGGGTAAATAgtaaagggaaggggaaaagtaGGATGGGGATGAAAAATGCACCAAATGTTTTTAGGATGGGAAGTCCTAAGTGGGCCATGTTTCTGGGCAACGGGAAGAACTTTTACAATGCAGGGTCAATACACTACCTAGATCTAAAGGCACCCAGAGAGTGCATCCAGAATGCTCATACTCTAGCTCCTCTGCATCTGGATCAAGGAAGGCAGATGCAGATGTTTTGAGTCATCTGGAACTGACTTTCACTATTgtactaatttttaaaaaaacttctgtTAACCTGGTTTTAAATCACCTAGAAACTTTTACTAGCACAGAAAAAGGATGGGAACTGGCAGTACCTGAGAGTAGAGGTTGTAGTAGTGCCTGCCATCTCAGCACAGCTGTGTATGCCTCAGGACACCCAGAGAGACTCAGTAAAGAGAGAGTGAAGTAAAGCTGAAAAAGAGGACTAAGACTGTCTCTTTTTGTTACTTATGCAAGAGTAACAACTCTCCCATGGAGACTTAGAATGCACTTGCCATTCCCTTTTCCACACCCCCAACAAAAATGCATTGGATGCCACATAAAGAAAGGGTTACATACCCTGCTTCTGTCCTTGCTGAGTCCCAAGgcttgctttttaaaagtgacctgaaaggaaaatttcagGCTCAGAAGAGGTTTTGTGCAGTAGCAGCACTTCGTGCTTCTGTCATGTAACCCCAAGTCAAATGTGAACCAGCACACACCAGTGGGAGGGAACAGGTATGGAGCCTGTGTGTTTAAGAAAATGAGCTGCAGGCCGAAATGTTCTCAGTTCAGACAcaggtttggggaaaaaagcagaagtgCTGGATATCGGGCACTTCCCTCTAGAGAAGACCAGTCTGATATAACCACCAATAAGACtgaacaaatttaaaaatatttttaataacctACTGCAGTGACCATGATGTCTTTCCAAGGAGATTCTTCATAGATGATGGCTCAGTCAGCCAGAGGAATTGTGTGGGCACCACATGCACAGACTGCTTGAAATAATTCCAAAAAGATGAAGTCCTCTGACCAAGAATACTAGTCATTTCAATGTTTGGCGTGTGGTCAGTGGATAAAAAGCTAAAGACAGATGTAAAGCTGGTAAAATTTTCATATCTGCAccataaagaaggaaaaaaaaagagtaaagttTTGCTAATgctaattttcattaaaagatcCAGGTCATTTTCTGTAggtcactgaatcacagaaaagTAGGGTATACACACATAATAAAGGCAGCAGCATCTTTTGATGAGTGTGTGAGAATCTCATCTCTAATTGCCACAAGCCTGCTTTAGGATTAAGGATTAAGGGATAAACATTAATCCTACTGCCAAGTTGGaaagcttttcttccctttagcTCCATAGCTAAGGGTCTTTCTGTTTGGACAGCAAGATGCAAGAGCTCTCATGGAGCCTGCAAAAGTGCTGCTGTTGCTCTGATGTCTTTCTGTGAAGCATAACTACTTGTCACAGGCATCACAAAAGCTccccagagaaaaagaaagataggAATCAACAACTTCAAGGTGTATTTCTTGCCTGTAAAACCAATGCATAAAGACAGTCCTCTTTTCTCCCTCTATACCCAAAAACATCAGGCACTGAAGGGACAAAGACTTGCcccttattatttttttctaaagtgaGATGAGTTTGTGTATAAAATTACGTATTTAACTTAAAATTTGATATGCACAGCTTTCATCATCAGTTTACAACTTTTCTTGTGactgttttgaaaatatatttaagccAACTATGTCCAGAGTGCTGTTAACTAAATAGAGTCTGTTTTATATTCATTATCTAAACTGCTCTTCCTAGTTAATTAACTCCAGATCTTCTGCCAGAAACTGGCAAAGTGCAGCACTCACAAACAGTATcaaaaaagaaatcagctgCAGGTACAAAACACATGGGCATGAAAAAGCTActgggaaagggaaacaaagtTCAGGAGGAGTTTGGAACCTGTGGTGCattgaccctggctggatgccaggtgctcaccaaagctgctctatcactcccctcctcagctggactgGGGAGAGAATATATAGCAAAAGACTCATGGGTCAAGGTGaaggcagggagagatcactcactgattgctgtcatgggcaaaacaagacttgacttggggaaattagtttaatttattaccagTCAAATCAGAGTGGGGTAATGAGAAAAAACTACCAAATTGTAAAACAAATTGTGGTCCTCCAtgtgctgcaggggcacagctgcctcaccatggccTTCACCACAGGCtccaggggaatctctgctccagaacctggagcacctcctccctccccttcttcACTGACTTTGGTGTCTGCAGACTTGTTTCTCTCGCACATTCTTACTCCTCTCTCCAGCTGTAGTTGTGCACagttccctcctctcccctttttaaatctgttatcccagaggttctaccactgtcactgctgggctctgccttGGTCAGCAGTGGGTCCATCCCAGAGCCAACTGGCATTGGCTCTCTTGGACATTGGAAAAGCTTCTGGCAGCACCTCACAGTCACCCCTGTAGTGCCCACTTCTACTAGAACTTACACAAATTCAATACAGAGCCTTTGGGTAACTGAGGGTATTTTTGCTTAGTTTCAGGTTAAGCCTGAGTCAGTATAGATAATCTCAGCTAGATGACTCTCAGATTTAAAAAGACTGTTGATTCAGGCCACAAGTTCTAGAACAAGAACAACAAAGTCATAGAAatcctctcttctccctctccctctccctcttcctcttcctctccccaaCCCAGTTTGCTTTTACTTCATCCTCTTTTCCTCAGTGTCTACTCTTTTTCACTATACTTTGGCTTAGGCATGGACCAAGAGCACCATCATATAAATGAGGTTTAATGCCTACATTAGTAAGGCCTATTGCATCTGTCCACTTTCCACAGTGCATCTTAGTCTGGATTTAAAGGTAAGACTTCAGTTACCTTTCTGGGGAATTTTAGCTGCCCAGTCAGAGAAGTAACCCCCAAACAAAGTCTCAGAATGAAGATTAGAAAGCATGCACAAACCTGATGTAGCCCAAGCACAATTATCTGCCTTATCCCTGGCTAGTGCAGCTCTGATCTTGTTTGCATGGCACTGACCCTTCTGTGGAAACACCCAGTCAGAATGAAGCAGACttgaacaacaacaacaacaaaaaaaaaaaaacaactaaaaaatcaaaccaaacccaaaattAAACAATGGGAACCAGTCTCGGTGGTTTTTGTGTCATAGGGTCAAGACTTCCTTTAAAGTATCTAGAACAGTTGGGCTGTTTTACCTACGACTTTCAATTTTTCTGAGAATGGCTCAAAACCATTAAAGCTAGAGGCTGTGACTTTGGAAACTGGTATCTCAAAGTGGAAGTAGATGCTAAAAGAATAACTGAGGAGTTGACTAAAATACTCCAGTTGGGCAAAACAAGGGGAATACTGATTGGATGCCACATTATGCCAGAGGCATGTACTGACAAAGGGAATTAAAGGACACTAACAGCCATTACTCATTCTGTACTCTAACGCTGAAGCCTGGTTATGGATTTTAGCTAAAGTAGTGCTTTGGATTAAGCAATCAAAATTAAGCAAACAATTTTCTATTCCAAAATAATTCAAGAAGTTTACCTTACAACTCCTGctcagcaaaataaacaaaccagagaatcacagaattgttagggttggaagggacctttggagATCATCTTGTACAAATCATCTTCTCCAACCCCCCTTCCAAGGCAGGGCCACCTAGAGCAGGCTACACAAGAATACGTCCAGGTTGGTTCTGAATGTTTCTAGACTCCACAACATtactgggaagcctgttccagtgctctgccaccctcaatggaaagaagttctttcttACATTGAAGTTTTACTTTATGGCCATTGCTCttcatcctgtcactgggcaccactgaaaagagtctggcaccatcctcttggcacctgcctttgagata
It contains:
- the TLR5 gene encoding toll-like receptor 5 — translated: MMLCHQLVLVFGLSLASGVYAFRRCYSEAQVSMYLFCNLTDIPLVPKDTVKLFLTYNNITRVTEASFPLLEHLLLLEIGTQFVYPVTIGKGAFRNLPNLRVLDLGFNTILQLDLDAFVGLPSLTVLRLYKNYLGDSILEERYFQDLRLLEELDLSGNEITKLRPHPLFYNLTALKTVNLKFNKVSNLCPSNLTSFRGKHFSFFSLRSNYLYKTESVDWVKCPNPFKNITFNSLDLSENGWSTEKVQYFCTAIKGTQISSLIFVSHTMGSGFGFQNLKNPDIYTFAGLARSNLSSLDISKGYIFSLNSLVFQSLSNLELLNLFKNKINQIQREAFFGLGKLKTLNLSSNLLGELYDYTFEGLHSVMYIDLQQNHIGMIGEKSFHNLLSLKIIDLRDNAIKKLPSFPHLTYASLGDNKLMSVAYTRTDATYLDLERNWLANVGDLYILFQVPDLQYIFLKQNRFSYCVKTDNAIQNSQLIYMDLGENMLQLVWERGLCLDVFGALSRLEVLHLNNNYLSALPQDIFRGLTSLRTLNLASNVLSHLSPGLFPQNLMNLNLSENQLLSPEPEVFMTLSILDITHNKFVCDCTLKSLLVWLNETNVTLEGSESDRYCVYPPEFAGVPLSHLQYDGCDEDELQQALRFSLFIFLSVTVLMFLVSAIIFTRCRGICFVWYKLITTKIIAIHPQGTDKSEHRYDAYLCYSKNDFEWVQNALLKHLDSQYFEKNRFTLCFEERDFLPGEEHINNIREAIWNSRKTICVVTRQFLKDGWCVEAFNFAQSRYFCDLKDVLIMVVVGSLSQYQLMKHKPIRNFLQRSQYLRWPEDHQDVDWFLNNLSCQILKEKKVQRKISGIELQTVETVSH